One genomic window of Maribacter aquivivus includes the following:
- a CDS encoding SLC5/6 family protein produces the protein MTEVKIWQWGLIIASSLVLFFLSPWAKDTNQFFKAVQKKKAPNTFMLMGSLIISWIFAKSITNAANLGLDFGIVGGVAYAGYYLSFAVAGIVIYKMRLHGKYTSIHHFLSSKFGKTAVTIFSILIAFRLFNEVWSNTMVIGSYFGDMGTSAYYWSILVFTALTLAYVLKGGMSSSIFTDVVQMGLFSILLAVILFTIFGKETDLSVTEVANTGIWSFETGLNLLFAALLQSFSYPFHDPVLTDRGFISSPKVTLKSFLWASVLGAICIILFSIIGVYAQTQGMQGQAAVQVGKAFGTIILLVINFIMITSAASTLDSTFSSFSKLLALDLNLGNTLKFGRWSMAAIAVLGTIPVFLDAEILSATTISGTMVIGLTPIFIFWKDKAPKISFHLSVFVGLLFGFLLIFNWFPENMIFTTGKYASLLWINFWGIICCLFVYIIPTWIKK, from the coding sequence ATGACTGAAGTGAAAATTTGGCAATGGGGATTAATAATAGCATCAAGTTTGGTGTTGTTTTTCCTTTCCCCATGGGCAAAAGACACTAACCAGTTTTTTAAGGCAGTCCAGAAAAAGAAAGCACCCAATACTTTTATGTTAATGGGTAGCTTGATCATATCTTGGATTTTTGCAAAGAGTATTACAAATGCCGCTAATTTAGGCTTGGATTTCGGTATTGTTGGTGGAGTGGCTTATGCTGGATATTATTTATCTTTTGCAGTTGCGGGTATCGTCATTTATAAAATGAGGTTACATGGTAAATACACCAGTATACATCATTTTCTATCGTCTAAGTTTGGTAAAACAGCAGTTACAATCTTTTCTATACTAATAGCATTTCGGTTATTTAATGAAGTATGGAGTAACACCATGGTTATTGGTTCTTATTTTGGGGATATGGGTACCAGTGCCTACTATTGGTCAATATTAGTGTTTACAGCTTTGACTCTGGCTTATGTTCTAAAAGGAGGTATGAGTAGTTCAATTTTTACCGATGTTGTCCAAATGGGGCTATTTTCTATACTTTTAGCGGTAATATTGTTCACAATTTTTGGAAAGGAAACAGATTTATCTGTTACAGAAGTTGCAAATACTGGTATTTGGTCATTTGAAACAGGTCTTAATTTACTGTTCGCAGCACTACTACAATCCTTCAGCTATCCCTTTCATGATCCGGTATTAACGGATAGAGGATTTATCAGTAGTCCAAAAGTTACACTAAAGAGTTTTTTATGGGCTAGCGTATTGGGTGCTATTTGTATAATTCTATTTAGTATTATTGGTGTTTACGCGCAAACTCAAGGTATGCAGGGGCAGGCAGCCGTACAAGTTGGAAAGGCTTTTGGAACAATCATATTATTGGTTATAAATTTCATTATGATCACTTCCGCAGCCTCTACATTAGATTCCACATTTTCGTCTTTCTCTAAACTATTGGCTCTTGACTTAAACTTAGGAAACACTTTAAAATTCGGACGTTGGTCTATGGCTGCTATTGCAGTGTTAGGTACAATTCCTGTTTTTTTAGATGCAGAAATATTGTCCGCCACCACTATTAGCGGAACTATGGTCATAGGCTTGACACCTATTTTTATATTTTGGAAAGACAAAGCACCTAAAATCAGTTTTCATTTAAGTGTTTTTGTCGGATTGTTATTTGGCTTCCTTTTAATTTTTAATTGGTTTCCAGAAAATATGATATTTACTACTGGCAAATACGCCAGTTTACTCTGGATTAATTTTTGGGGCATCATCTGTTGCCTATTCGTTTATATAATACCTACATGGATAAAGAAATAA
- a CDS encoding SusD/RagB family nutrient-binding outer membrane lipoprotein, whose product MKHIYSILILLLVVGCTKDFEEINTNTNDPVAVQPSLLLRQVIYDFGEQMSYEGFTAGNLLGQYSTALDFNLFDRHDLKSPQLGGNPWPIFYQNLRDNEIILNLSQENTAYTVYEGPARIMKAYMAAGLTDLFGDVPYSEAFKGDTETVTPVYDSQESIYMDEGGIFDNLDKGIAALESYTGTIALEGDILFNGDLDGWIRFANSLKIKYLMRVSNKIDIASQLQAIATDGNFIDENSENAIFNFTDGEPNSFRLAQLRVGDFNNYVLSETMDEILTSLNDPRISRMYKPFANSTDDGYNGLLNGIDASAGVSLADYSLLGTIFRENTGLLDANFMTSMETNFLLAEAAQKGLITADTEMLYNTGVTQAFDYWQVDLPADYLTVDAALDDGNPLENIITQKWIANSINGYEGWVEYRRTGFPQLKTISASLNNNLIPIRMPYPSEEEALNSVNYTNASNNTEGNSINVPVWWDE is encoded by the coding sequence ATGAAACATATATATAGCATTCTAATCTTATTATTGGTCGTTGGCTGCACAAAAGATTTTGAAGAAATTAATACGAATACCAATGATCCTGTAGCGGTACAACCCAGTCTATTGTTAAGACAAGTTATCTATGATTTTGGTGAACAAATGTCATATGAAGGTTTTACTGCAGGCAATCTGTTAGGTCAATATAGTACGGCTCTCGATTTCAACTTATTCGATCGTCATGATTTGAAATCTCCACAATTAGGTGGAAATCCGTGGCCTATATTCTATCAGAACTTACGAGACAACGAAATTATATTGAATCTATCTCAAGAGAATACTGCTTATACTGTCTATGAAGGCCCGGCAAGAATTATGAAAGCGTATATGGCAGCTGGCTTAACAGATTTATTTGGTGACGTTCCTTATTCCGAAGCATTTAAGGGAGATACAGAAACCGTGACTCCCGTTTACGATTCTCAAGAATCTATTTATATGGATGAAGGTGGCATATTTGATAATCTCGATAAAGGTATTGCTGCGCTTGAGAGCTACACAGGTACTATTGCCTTAGAAGGTGATATTTTATTTAATGGCGATTTGGATGGATGGATCCGTTTTGCAAATTCATTGAAGATTAAATATTTAATGCGTGTATCAAACAAAATAGATATCGCTTCACAATTACAGGCAATAGCCACTGATGGTAATTTTATTGACGAAAATAGTGAAAATGCCATTTTCAATTTTACCGATGGCGAGCCAAATAGTTTTAGACTGGCACAACTTAGGGTTGGTGATTTTAATAATTACGTGCTTTCTGAAACTATGGATGAAATTTTGACAAGTTTAAACGACCCACGTATTAGCCGTATGTACAAACCATTTGCAAATAGTACAGATGACGGTTACAATGGACTATTAAATGGAATTGATGCCTCTGCCGGAGTTTCCTTAGCTGATTATTCTTTGTTAGGAACAATTTTTAGAGAGAATACAGGGTTATTAGACGCCAATTTCATGACAAGCATGGAAACAAATTTCCTATTGGCTGAAGCTGCACAAAAAGGGCTTATAACAGCCGATACAGAAATGTTGTATAACACAGGAGTTACTCAAGCTTTTGATTACTGGCAAGTAGACCTACCTGCGGATTATTTAACGGTTGATGCTGCACTGGACGATGGTAACCCATTAGAAAATATCATCACTCAGAAATGGATTGCCAATAGCATAAACGGTTATGAAGGTTGGGTAGAATATAGAAGAACCGGTTTCCCTCAATTGAAAACGATATCGGCTAGTTTAAATAACAATTTAATTCCGATTCGCATGCCCTATCCTTCTGAAGAAGAAGCTTTAAATAGTGTCAATTATACCAATGCTTCAAACAATACGGAGGGCAATAGTATAAATGTACCTGTTTGGTGGGATGAGTAA
- a CDS encoding SusC/RagA family TonB-linked outer membrane protein yields the protein MKHLVLVLTLFIINMVNAQETITGIVTDTDGNTIPYVNILLSGTVTGSTTNENGFYTINVPNLSGEIEFSVLGFENQVVSINNRRTINITLNDSSEVLDEVVLTALGLKRETKELGYVVQSLDAKGVTEVKSVNFLDNLSGKLAGVTINQGATGVGSSSKITIRGEASFSNNNPLFIVDGVPINNNSVFNFTNEAAAGFQAIDFGNGAMDVNPDDIAEVSVLKGPSAAALYGTRASNGVIIIETKSGKNTKGLGVSYNTSFFVDSAFQLPDFQNEYGQGNAGEFAFVDGLGGGTNDLITYSWGPRLDVGNLIPQYDSPVTLADGTIVRGGDTALYNGNAITPTEFKSNPDNLKNFYETGTTLINNIAISNGFEKGNYRLSFTDLRSESIIPGVNLDRQTVSARLNFQPIDKLRINSSISYINSNSDNRPSNGYGSENANYSLVAWGPRSLNIENLKNYWQPDLEGIQQYSYNYTFFDNPYFILNENTNSFNRDRVFGNISASYDITAHITASIRTGMDYSSELRQLKRANSSNRFSNGAYAEHDVFYREVNTDFLLNYSNQFNDFKVDISLGGNRLDQKAFTSQAQTTSLAQPGIFRLSNAASPIEVFEFESNKRINSFYGLAKFGYKDYLFLDVTGRNDWSSALATPFSVDNTSFFYPSVSSSFILSEVVDLPKAISFAKLRASWAQVGNDTNPYQTTGAFVAQTPFNGQPTFSNSNTIANANLQPELTSSFEVGADVRLFGDQVRFDVSYYNALTKDQIISLPIGISSGYTQQVVNGGEVRSKGVEIILGISPVISQNLKWNSTLNFSTNKSTVESLPQDEGRLTLAYSRIYDSQNQTVFLQAEEGGRVGDLYGTGYLKNENGDFILTDEGRYIPDNELQKLGNYNPDFMLGFNNQFNYKNWNMGFLFDWRQGGIIVSRTRALGNVGGQLAETAFRPEGGIVPEGVVNTGTTDNPVYAQNTVAVSAESYYRQFYDRNHEENNTYDASFLKLRQLSVGYTFDNLSLFNQDATLSLSLIGKNLFAITENPHFDPEQLAVQGQGFISGVEDMSYATTRSIGFKAGFNF from the coding sequence ATGAAACACTTAGTACTAGTGTTGACATTGTTTATTATAAACATGGTCAATGCTCAAGAAACAATTACAGGTATTGTGACCGACACCGATGGTAATACGATACCATACGTAAATATTCTATTGTCTGGCACCGTTACTGGATCGACTACCAATGAAAATGGTTTTTATACTATAAATGTACCCAACCTATCAGGCGAAATTGAATTTTCCGTTTTAGGATTTGAAAATCAAGTAGTTTCTATAAACAATAGACGAACCATTAATATAACTTTAAATGATTCTTCTGAAGTTTTAGACGAAGTAGTATTGACCGCATTAGGACTAAAGCGGGAAACCAAAGAATTGGGTTATGTCGTACAAAGTTTAGATGCCAAGGGAGTTACGGAGGTAAAATCTGTAAATTTCTTGGATAACCTTTCGGGGAAATTAGCAGGTGTAACTATTAACCAAGGCGCAACAGGAGTTGGTTCCTCTTCAAAAATTACTATTCGTGGAGAAGCTTCTTTCTCTAATAACAATCCGCTGTTTATTGTAGACGGTGTGCCGATAAATAACAACTCGGTCTTCAACTTTACCAATGAAGCAGCTGCGGGATTTCAAGCAATTGATTTTGGAAATGGCGCTATGGATGTGAATCCTGATGATATTGCCGAAGTATCTGTTTTAAAAGGTCCAAGTGCTGCGGCTCTTTATGGAACTAGAGCATCTAATGGTGTTATTATTATTGAAACTAAAAGTGGCAAGAACACTAAAGGATTGGGAGTAAGTTATAATACGAGCTTTTTTGTGGATTCAGCTTTTCAATTGCCCGATTTTCAAAATGAATACGGTCAAGGGAATGCCGGAGAATTTGCTTTTGTAGACGGATTAGGTGGTGGAACAAACGACTTAATCACCTACAGCTGGGGACCACGTTTAGATGTTGGTAACCTTATTCCTCAATATGATAGTCCGGTAACCTTGGCAGATGGTACCATTGTTCGCGGTGGTGATACTGCTCTTTACAATGGCAATGCAATAACACCGACGGAGTTTAAATCTAATCCTGATAACTTGAAGAACTTCTATGAAACCGGAACAACGTTAATTAATAACATCGCCATTTCAAATGGATTTGAAAAAGGCAACTATCGTCTTTCGTTTACTGATTTAAGAAGCGAATCTATAATACCTGGTGTTAATCTTGACCGACAAACTGTAAGTGCACGTTTGAATTTTCAACCCATTGATAAGCTCCGTATTAATTCATCTATCAGTTATATTAATTCTAATAGTGACAACAGACCATCTAACGGTTATGGATCTGAAAACGCAAATTATTCTTTAGTAGCTTGGGGTCCACGTTCTTTAAATATTGAAAATTTAAAGAACTACTGGCAACCAGATTTAGAAGGCATACAACAGTATTCATATAACTACACCTTTTTCGATAATCCGTATTTCATTCTTAATGAAAACACCAACTCTTTCAATAGAGATCGTGTTTTTGGAAACATCTCAGCCAGCTATGATATTACAGCGCACATAACGGCATCTATACGAACAGGAATGGATTATTCTAGTGAACTACGCCAATTAAAAAGGGCTAATAGTTCTAATCGTTTCTCTAATGGTGCTTATGCCGAGCATGATGTTTTCTATAGAGAAGTGAATACCGATTTTCTATTAAATTATTCAAATCAATTCAATGACTTTAAAGTTGATATTTCGCTTGGCGGTAATCGATTAGATCAAAAAGCATTCACCTCACAAGCGCAAACCACAAGCTTAGCACAACCAGGCATATTTAGATTATCGAATGCAGCTTCACCTATTGAAGTATTCGAGTTTGAATCGAATAAAAGAATAAACAGTTTTTACGGTTTAGCAAAATTCGGGTACAAAGATTACCTTTTTTTGGATGTCACAGGCAGAAACGATTGGTCTAGTGCTTTGGCCACTCCGTTTTCAGTAGATAACACCTCATTCTTTTACCCGTCGGTATCCAGCAGTTTTATATTATCAGAAGTAGTTGATTTACCTAAGGCGATATCATTTGCAAAATTAAGAGCAAGTTGGGCACAGGTTGGTAATGATACAAATCCGTATCAAACTACAGGCGCTTTTGTGGCGCAGACACCATTTAACGGTCAACCAACCTTTAGTAATTCTAATACCATTGCAAACGCTAATCTACAACCAGAATTAACATCATCATTCGAAGTAGGCGCAGATGTTCGTTTATTTGGCGACCAGGTTCGGTTCGATGTTTCTTACTATAACGCATTGACCAAAGATCAAATCATTTCACTCCCTATCGGTATCTCGTCTGGCTATACGCAACAAGTAGTTAATGGTGGCGAAGTTCGCTCTAAAGGTGTGGAGATTATTTTAGGCATATCGCCAGTAATAAGTCAAAATTTAAAATGGAACAGCACCTTAAATTTTAGCACCAACAAATCTACGGTTGAAAGTTTACCACAAGACGAAGGTCGACTAACACTCGCATACTCTAGAATCTACGACAGTCAAAACCAAACGGTATTTTTACAGGCAGAAGAAGGCGGTCGCGTTGGTGATCTATACGGAACAGGATATCTTAAGAATGAAAATGGCGATTTTATTCTTACGGATGAAGGCAGATACATACCAGATAATGAACTTCAAAAATTGGGTAATTACAATCCTGATTTTATGTTGGGTTTCAATAACCAGTTCAATTATAAAAACTGGAATATGGGTTTCCTTTTCGATTGGCGACAAGGCGGAATCATAGTTTCTAGAACAAGAGCTTTAGGTAATGTTGGTGGTCAATTAGCTGAAACAGCTTTTAGACCCGAAGGTGGTATTGTTCCCGAAGGCGTTGTAAATACAGGCACTACTGACAATCCTGTTTATGCACAAAATACAGTGGCAGTTTCAGCAGAAAGTTACTATCGTCAGTTCTATGATAGAAACCATGAAGAAAACAACACCTATGACGCTTCCTTTTTAAAGTTGCGTCAATTATCTGTTGGCTATACGTTTGACAATCTTAGCCTTTTCAATCAAGATGCAACGCTGAGTTTATCTCTTATCGGAAAGAACTTATTTGCAATTACTGAAAATCCGCATTTTGACCCAGAGCAATTAGCGGTACAAGGACAGGGATTTATTAGCGGCGTAGAAGATATGTCATACGCCACCACAAGAAGCATAGGTTTCAAAGCCGGATTTAATTTTTAA
- a CDS encoding TIGR04282 family arsenosugar biosynthesis glycosyltransferase, whose product MNSQGTTAILVFANSAKEDLANKSIPKGEQLFDVLTKTTLKKAKNTGLPVFHFSDKDQVGATFGERFTNAIATVFDKGFSNLITIGNDTPHLKTQHLKHTANQLALGKTVIGPSIDGGFYLLGLQKSNFEVAEFQNLPWQRFSLYHQISLWLQEESSELIKLPVLQDLDNERDLHSILSFSFGLSSTLLLLIIGLLIRNRSLFYAKQNFSTLLPNSFLYNKGSPVVSFI is encoded by the coding sequence TTGAATTCACAGGGTACTACTGCAATTTTGGTATTTGCCAATTCCGCCAAAGAAGACTTGGCGAATAAGTCAATTCCTAAAGGTGAGCAATTATTTGATGTACTAACCAAAACCACTCTTAAAAAAGCAAAAAATACAGGTTTACCTGTTTTTCATTTTTCAGATAAAGATCAAGTTGGCGCTACTTTTGGCGAACGTTTTACTAATGCTATTGCTACTGTTTTTGATAAAGGATTTTCTAATTTAATTACCATTGGTAATGATACTCCGCATTTAAAAACGCAACATCTTAAACATACTGCTAATCAATTAGCTTTAGGTAAAACTGTAATTGGTCCTTCTATTGATGGCGGTTTCTATTTATTAGGTTTGCAAAAATCTAACTTCGAAGTTGCAGAATTTCAAAATTTACCATGGCAACGATTCAGCTTATACCACCAAATTTCATTGTGGTTACAAGAAGAATCGTCTGAATTAATAAAATTACCTGTTCTACAGGATTTGGATAACGAAAGAGATTTACATTCCATACTATCGTTTTCCTTTGGCCTATCATCCACTTTGTTATTGTTGATTATAGGTTTATTAATAAGAAACAGAAGTCTATTCTACGCTAAACAGAACTTCTCAACACTATTACCTAATAGCTTTCTTTACAATAAAGGCTCTCCTGTAGTTTCATTTATCTAG
- a CDS encoding Do family serine endopeptidase, which produces MKSDTNTKGAWKVYLFSAVIALAVSLGVIQFNKQNEKENTGVTVVESVPGAHALYTKDNEGNIKPLDFTDTSEKVLDAVVHIKSTQTGSSYQNQGARELPDPFKEFFGDMFKGQSPEGTRSQPRVGTGSGVIINDKGYIVTNNHVIDNADEVEVTLYNNQSYKATVIGTDPTTDLALLQIKADNLKTMSLVNSDDVEVGEWVLAVGNPLGLNSTVTAGIVSAKARNIHINADKFAVESFIQTDAAINPGNSGGALVNLDGNLVGINTAIASTTGTYTGYGFAVPSNIVTKVVEDLLKYGNVQRGMLGVTIRTMDSNLAKEKDVDFTKGVWVEQVGEDSGADLAGIKSGDIIISVNGKETATSPRLQEIIAGKRPGDKVTIVVNRNGKEKELDVELHNSQGGTNIIKKEDKEVFNLLGADFENVNKEIGKKFGLDGAVQVTKLYPGKIKKETQMREGFIITHIDGKRVKDIDDVASALEGKKGGVMLEGIYEDGSKYYYAFGLDS; this is translated from the coding sequence ATGAAATCAGACACAAATACCAAAGGCGCTTGGAAGGTTTACCTCTTCTCAGCGGTTATTGCCCTTGCAGTTAGTTTAGGGGTAATACAATTTAACAAACAAAACGAAAAAGAAAACACAGGAGTAACGGTGGTTGAATCTGTTCCTGGTGCACATGCGTTGTATACAAAGGATAACGAAGGAAATATTAAACCGTTAGATTTTACCGATACTTCAGAGAAGGTTCTAGATGCTGTGGTGCATATTAAATCTACCCAAACGGGATCATCCTATCAAAATCAAGGAGCTAGGGAATTGCCAGATCCTTTTAAAGAGTTTTTTGGTGATATGTTTAAAGGACAATCTCCAGAAGGTACGCGTTCGCAACCTAGGGTTGGTACGGGATCAGGAGTTATCATTAACGACAAAGGTTATATAGTAACCAATAATCATGTAATTGACAATGCAGATGAGGTTGAGGTTACCTTATATAATAACCAATCTTACAAGGCTACCGTAATAGGTACGGATCCAACTACAGATTTAGCACTTTTACAGATTAAGGCTGACAATCTTAAAACTATGTCATTGGTAAATTCAGATGATGTTGAAGTGGGAGAATGGGTGTTGGCTGTAGGTAATCCGCTTGGGTTGAACTCTACGGTTACTGCAGGTATCGTAAGTGCAAAGGCAAGAAATATTCATATTAATGCCGATAAATTTGCTGTAGAAAGTTTTATACAGACAGATGCAGCTATTAACCCTGGTAATAGTGGTGGTGCGCTAGTGAATCTTGACGGTAATTTGGTTGGAATTAATACGGCTATTGCCAGTACAACCGGTACTTATACCGGGTATGGATTTGCTGTACCTAGTAATATAGTAACCAAAGTGGTTGAAGACCTTTTAAAATATGGTAACGTGCAACGTGGTATGCTAGGGGTAACCATTAGAACGATGGATAGTAACTTGGCCAAAGAGAAAGATGTTGATTTTACCAAAGGAGTTTGGGTAGAGCAAGTTGGTGAAGATAGTGGTGCAGATTTGGCAGGTATTAAATCCGGAGATATTATTATTAGTGTAAATGGTAAAGAAACGGCTACATCACCAAGACTGCAAGAAATTATTGCAGGTAAACGACCAGGTGATAAAGTGACTATTGTAGTAAATAGAAACGGTAAAGAAAAAGAGCTAGATGTAGAGCTTCATAACTCTCAAGGTGGTACCAATATTATAAAGAAAGAAGATAAAGAAGTATTCAACCTTCTTGGAGCCGATTTTGAAAATGTCAATAAAGAGATAGGAAAGAAGTTTGGTTTAGACGGTGCTGTTCAGGTGACTAAATTATATCCTGGGAAAATCAAGAAAGAAACCCAAATGCGTGAAGGGTTTATTATTACACATATTGACGGTAAACGTGTAAAAGATATTGATGATGTAGCATCTGCGCTAGAGGGTAAAAAAGGTGGAGTTATGTTAGAAGGTATTTATGAAGACGGAAGTAAATATTATTATGCCTTCGGATTAGATTCATAG
- a CDS encoding patatin-like phospholipase family protein has protein sequence MQIGSKSVGLVLSGGGIRGMAHIGVIKAMQEFGLEANVVSGSSIGALVGALYAADKPVIDMLRFFKETPLFKYNYFAVAKPGLLNSESYISSFKQYFPDDSFEALNRELHVVATNLQKGEELFIDKGELIKPLLASAALPPVFSPVEYKGELYADGGIMNNFPSEPVLSRVEYVIGSNVSVVSKLEKKHLNNSFQLTGRVTGLMIYAINRQKINNCHLILESQELEHIGLLDRRGIEKAYAIGYETAVRKFETMFPE, from the coding sequence ATGCAAATAGGTTCAAAGTCTGTAGGTTTAGTGCTTTCCGGTGGGGGCATTAGAGGTATGGCACACATAGGGGTAATTAAAGCAATGCAAGAGTTTGGTCTAGAGGCCAATGTTGTATCTGGAAGCAGTATTGGTGCTTTAGTAGGCGCTTTGTACGCAGCAGATAAACCAGTTATTGATATGCTCCGTTTTTTTAAGGAGACTCCGCTTTTTAAATACAATTATTTCGCGGTCGCAAAACCGGGTTTATTGAACAGTGAAAGTTACATATCTTCTTTTAAACAGTATTTTCCAGATGATAGTTTTGAAGCTTTAAACAGAGAACTTCATGTAGTAGCCACCAATTTGCAAAAGGGAGAAGAGCTTTTTATTGACAAAGGTGAATTGATAAAACCCTTATTAGCTTCTGCAGCATTACCACCTGTTTTTAGTCCGGTGGAGTATAAGGGTGAATTATATGCCGATGGCGGAATAATGAATAATTTTCCTTCAGAGCCGGTTTTGTCTAGGGTAGAATATGTAATAGGTAGTAATGTATCAGTAGTTTCTAAATTAGAGAAAAAGCATTTGAACAATTCGTTTCAATTGACAGGCAGAGTAACCGGTTTAATGATTTATGCGATTAACCGACAAAAAATCAATAATTGTCATCTTATCCTCGAATCGCAAGAATTGGAACATATTGGGTTATTAGATCGAAGAGGTATCGAAAAAGCCTATGCAATTGGGTATGAGACTGCGGTGAGAAAATTTGAAACGATGTTTCCGGAATAG
- a CDS encoding ferredoxin--NADP reductase, protein MSHFHPLTVKHIKKLTPTSVAVTFSIPKELAQTFAFTAGQYITIKKEIKGKELRRAYSISSSPEKDGITIGIKKVDNGGFSNYANSELKVGDTLEVMEPEGRFVFNTTKDVQNIAAFAAGSGITPIMSIVKSVLDSNPKNTFVLVYGNKSYEETMFYTDLVKLELEYANRFFVYFTNSQTREDKALFGRIDTSTVNYALLNKHKNVDFDGYYLCGPEEMIRLVQDTLVENEVEKDKIHFELFTPTEIKEELPIQADGQTSVTVLVDDEEFQFTMDKKTVILDAVLKENIDAPYSCQGGVCSSCIAKVTEGKAEMVMNQILTDKEIADGFILTCQAHATTPTIKVDYDDV, encoded by the coding sequence ATGTCGCATTTTCACCCACTAACGGTAAAACATATTAAAAAATTGACGCCAACTTCTGTTGCCGTTACATTTTCAATTCCGAAAGAATTGGCACAGACTTTCGCCTTTACGGCAGGTCAGTATATCACCATAAAAAAAGAAATTAAAGGTAAAGAACTTAGAAGAGCCTATTCAATTAGTTCTTCTCCTGAAAAAGATGGGATTACCATTGGTATAAAAAAGGTAGATAATGGAGGATTCTCAAATTACGCCAACTCAGAATTAAAAGTAGGCGATACATTAGAGGTGATGGAACCAGAAGGTCGTTTCGTATTCAATACAACCAAAGACGTTCAGAACATTGCTGCTTTTGCTGCGGGTAGTGGTATTACGCCTATAATGAGTATTGTAAAATCTGTTTTAGATAGTAATCCAAAGAATACATTTGTTTTGGTTTATGGAAACAAATCTTACGAAGAGACTATGTTCTATACAGATTTGGTAAAACTAGAACTAGAATATGCCAATCGGTTTTTTGTATACTTCACCAACAGCCAGACTCGTGAAGACAAGGCTTTATTTGGTAGAATAGATACCTCAACGGTAAATTATGCTTTGTTAAATAAGCATAAGAATGTTGATTTTGATGGCTACTATTTATGTGGACCAGAAGAGATGATCCGTTTAGTACAAGATACTTTGGTAGAGAATGAAGTTGAAAAGGATAAAATCCATTTTGAGCTTTTTACTCCTACTGAAATAAAAGAAGAATTACCTATACAAGCAGATGGTCAAACTTCGGTTACCGTTCTTGTTGACGATGAAGAATTTCAATTTACGATGGATAAGAAAACAGTGATTCTTGATGCTGTTTTAAAGGAAAATATAGATGCCCCATACTCATGTCAAGGCGGAGTATGTAGTAGCTGTATTGCCAAAGTAACTGAAGGAAAGGCAGAAATGGTAATGAACCAAATTCTAACCGATAAGGAAATAGCAGACGGATTTATTCTTACCTGCCAAGCACACGCTACTACACCTACTATTAAGGTAGACTATGATGATGTTTAG
- a CDS encoding REP-associated tyrosine transposase, with protein sequence MSRKYKFHNPTAVYFVSFATVYWIDVFTRQIYFDILEQSIQYCRKEKGMELYCYCFMPSHIHLIFRSSDQDPSGLLRDFKKYTSKQLVKAIEENHQESRKEWLLWMFERAGKKKGNVSKYQFWQHHNKPIELWSNYVIKQKIDYVHNNPVLAGLAVSPEDWKYSSARNFQDDQTVLEIDAIGFLD encoded by the coding sequence ATGAGTAGAAAATATAAATTTCATAATCCTACAGCAGTTTATTTCGTAAGCTTTGCAACGGTATATTGGATTGATGTCTTTACAAGACAAATTTATTTTGACATATTAGAGCAAAGTATTCAATATTGCAGAAAAGAAAAGGGTATGGAGCTGTATTGCTATTGTTTTATGCCAAGTCATATTCATTTAATTTTTCGGTCTTCCGATCAAGACCCATCTGGTTTGTTACGTGATTTTAAAAAATACACATCTAAACAATTGGTCAAGGCAATAGAAGAGAATCATCAAGAAAGTAGAAAAGAATGGTTGTTATGGATGTTTGAAAGGGCTGGTAAGAAAAAAGGTAACGTTTCAAAATATCAATTTTGGCAGCATCATAACAAGCCTATAGAATTGTGGAGCAATTATGTAATAAAGCAAAAAATAGATTATGTACATAATAACCCGGTTTTGGCTGGTTTAGCAGTTAGTCCCGAAGATTGGAAGTATTCAAGTGCTAGAAACTTTCAAGATGACCAAACTGTTTTAGAAATAGATGCTATTGGTTTTTTGGATTAA